One segment of Desulfosudis oleivorans Hxd3 DNA contains the following:
- a CDS encoding ribonuclease Z: protein MRPTFHPFLVNHPFDDPCLFINFLFENRALAFDLGEINNLAPRDILKLTHIFVSHTHIDHFAGFDRFLRLALGRDRKVHLFGPENFLSNISGKLGAYTWNLTDRYEKSLRLQVTEVTSRGMRTQWYRCQDRFAPTAPPRSSPWTGTLLEAPGFTISAVILDHGTPCLGFCLKERFHINIKKEALTARGLEPGPWLQSFKKALYEQAPPNTSITVPAGDTLQAFGLAALAQDIALITPGQKIVYITDVAFSPDNVERIMAFARNADHLFIEAYFLDADREAAREKKHLTAAQAGELAGRSGARRFSVFHVSPRYMDRLPEIEQEARQAYDRFRT from the coding sequence AACAGGGCACTGGCCTTTGACCTGGGCGAAATCAACAACCTGGCGCCCCGGGACATTCTGAAGCTGACCCACATCTTTGTCTCCCACACCCATATCGACCATTTTGCCGGATTTGACCGTTTTCTTCGCCTGGCCCTGGGCCGGGACAGGAAGGTTCACCTGTTCGGCCCAGAAAACTTTCTGAGCAATATCAGCGGCAAACTCGGGGCCTACACATGGAACCTCACCGACCGCTATGAAAAAAGCCTTCGCCTGCAGGTGACGGAAGTAACATCCCGGGGCATGCGGACCCAGTGGTATCGATGTCAGGACCGGTTCGCGCCCACGGCACCGCCCCGGTCCTCGCCCTGGACCGGCACCCTGCTGGAGGCGCCGGGGTTTACCATCTCCGCCGTCATTCTGGACCACGGCACCCCCTGCCTGGGGTTCTGCCTGAAAGAGCGGTTTCACATCAACATCAAAAAAGAGGCGCTGACCGCGCGGGGACTGGAACCGGGGCCATGGCTTCAATCCTTTAAAAAGGCCCTGTATGAACAGGCTCCACCGAACACATCAATTACTGTTCCCGCGGGAGACACGCTTCAGGCGTTTGGACTGGCGGCCCTGGCACAGGATATCGCCCTTATCACACCAGGTCAGAAAATCGTCTACATCACCGACGTGGCCTTTTCTCCGGATAACGTCGAACGCATCATGGCCTTTGCCCGAAACGCGGACCACCTCTTTATCGAGGCCTATTTTCTGGATGCGGACCGGGAAGCGGCCCGTGAGAAAAAACACCTGACCGCGGCCCAGGCCGGGGAACTGGCCGGCCGGTCCGGGGCCAGACGGTTTTCCGTCTTTCACGTTTCGCCCCGGTACATGGACAGGCTGCCCGAAATCGAGCAGGAGGCCCGGCAGGCTTATGACAGGTTCAGAACATGA
- a CDS encoding PTS sugar transporter subunit IIA — MRPSATAIHLNELITEERVVFLDETTRIPAIRQLVRHACRLVPGMKKNILEAAVMERERIVTTGIGLGVAIPHARLAGISDFFIILGIATSPIAWHAADGRPVTIIFLVCGPEAGAGDLREKSRLAEVYLRIIARLMLLIKDEKYRTALVRAQRATEVVDLVRHFDRAGENRDTP; from the coding sequence ATGAGACCGTCCGCCACCGCCATACATCTGAATGAACTGATCACAGAGGAACGCGTCGTTTTTCTGGACGAAACAACGCGGATTCCGGCTATTCGTCAACTGGTGCGCCATGCCTGCCGCCTGGTGCCGGGGATGAAGAAAAACATCCTTGAAGCGGCTGTGATGGAGCGGGAACGGATTGTCACCACCGGCATCGGCCTGGGAGTGGCCATTCCCCATGCCCGGCTGGCCGGCATTTCTGATTTCTTTATTATCCTTGGTATTGCCACCTCCCCCATTGCCTGGCATGCCGCAGACGGCCGGCCCGTGACCATCATCTTCCTGGTGTGCGGGCCTGAGGCAGGGGCCGGCGATCTGCGGGAAAAAAGCCGGCTGGCCGAAGTCTACCTGCGTATCATTGCGCGGCTGATGCTGCTGATAAAAGACGAAAAATACCGGACAGCCCTTGTCCGGGCACAACGCGCGACCGAAGTGGTCGATCTGGTCCGGCACTTTGACCGGGCCGGCGAAAACAGGGACACGCCCTGA
- a CDS encoding KpsF/GutQ family sugar-phosphate isomerase: MKQKKEITDITQQAIDVLKNEAKGILEVAANLDHQFEKAVDLICRSKGRLVVSGIGKSGIVGQKIVATLNSTGTRALFLHPVEAMHGDLGIVGPKDVFLGLSNSGETEELTGLIPTIRNVGCRVIAFTGNTHSSLARQSDIVINVGVKKEACPLGLAPTTSTTALMAMGDALAVSLSIRKDFKSSDFQRFHPGGSLGRRLALNVSEIMLTGDRVPAVPVKTPIEEALAVLDRQNLGALLVVRKNNTLAGILTDGDLRRLYLAKEPLSGGPVDSIMTKNPLTVHPDSPVYDALNILEQHQVTALPVTAAGKKVCGILHLHDILGKGAFKFNGR, from the coding sequence ATGAAACAGAAAAAAGAGATCACGGACATCACTCAGCAGGCCATTGATGTTCTGAAGAATGAGGCAAAAGGAATTCTGGAGGTGGCCGCCAACCTGGACCACCAGTTTGAAAAGGCGGTGGACCTGATCTGCCGGTCAAAAGGCCGGCTGGTTGTCAGCGGCATCGGCAAATCGGGCATCGTGGGCCAGAAAATCGTGGCCACCCTCAACAGCACCGGCACCCGTGCCCTGTTTCTCCATCCGGTGGAGGCCATGCACGGCGACCTGGGCATCGTGGGGCCGAAGGACGTCTTTCTGGGCCTCTCTAACAGCGGAGAGACCGAAGAACTTACCGGCCTGATTCCCACAATCCGCAACGTGGGCTGCAGGGTAATCGCCTTTACCGGCAATACCCACTCCTCCCTGGCCCGGCAGAGCGATATCGTAATTAATGTGGGCGTGAAAAAAGAGGCCTGCCCCCTGGGACTGGCCCCCACTACCAGCACCACGGCCCTTATGGCCATGGGCGACGCCCTGGCCGTGTCCTTGAGCATCAGAAAAGACTTCAAGTCCAGTGATTTCCAGCGGTTCCACCCCGGCGGCTCCCTGGGCCGGCGCCTGGCCCTCAACGTATCGGAGATCATGCTCACCGGTGACAGGGTGCCCGCGGTTCCGGTCAAAACCCCCATTGAGGAGGCCCTGGCCGTCCTGGACCGTCAGAACCTGGGGGCACTGCTGGTGGTCAGAAAAAACAACACCCTGGCAGGCATTCTGACAGACGGTGACCTTCGGCGGTTGTATCTGGCAAAAGAACCCCTGTCGGGCGGCCCCGTGGACAGCATAATGACGAAAAACCCTTTGACCGTCCATCCGGACTCCCCGGTCTACGACGCACTGAACATCCTGGAGCAGCACCAGGTCACGGCATTGCCGGTGACCGCCGCCGGCAAAAAGGTGTGTGGCATTCTGCACCTGCACGACATCCTGGGCAAAGGGGCGTTCAAGTTCAACGGCCGGTAA
- a CDS encoding ATP-dependent 6-phosphofructokinase translates to MNFDFTNEETLIEQLGEPRVTSPILREPNIDPEKDFTDDTARVLVNVNPDIIQARIQQGKTPLSFEMAGPRKKIFFDASKVRCALVTCGGLCPGLNDIIRAIVLELYYRYGVKSIHGIRYGLEGFIPDCGHEVVDLTPELVANILNTGGSMLGSSRGPQDISQIVDSLERMHVGILFMIGGDGTLMAATKIAEEIGRRNLKISVVGIPKTIDNDIHLISRSFGFDTAVDIATEAIKGAHNEAEGYPNGIGLIKLMGRHSGFIAATATLARQDVNFVLIPEIDFDLEGDHGLLAALEQRLKRRKHAVIVVAEGAGQKFFGDGTNATDASGNIRLNDIGLFLRERITAHFKSRGIPISLKYIDPSYMIRSLPANANDSVFCGFLGRDAVHAAMAGKTRMLVSHWNNHFVHVPMSLTVGKRKQVSPHSKLWWTVLEATGQGRFTNSG, encoded by the coding sequence ATGAATTTTGATTTTACCAATGAAGAGACCCTGATTGAACAGCTGGGCGAGCCCAGAGTAACCTCTCCCATTCTTCGGGAGCCCAACATTGACCCGGAAAAGGACTTTACCGACGACACGGCCCGGGTCCTGGTCAATGTCAATCCCGATATTATTCAGGCCCGTATCCAACAGGGGAAAACGCCGTTATCCTTTGAGATGGCCGGGCCGCGAAAAAAGATATTTTTCGATGCCAGCAAGGTGCGGTGCGCCCTGGTTACCTGCGGTGGGCTGTGCCCCGGCTTAAACGACATCATTCGGGCCATCGTGCTGGAACTCTACTACCGGTACGGCGTAAAAAGCATTCACGGCATCCGCTACGGCCTGGAAGGATTCATTCCGGACTGCGGCCACGAGGTGGTGGATCTCACCCCGGAACTGGTGGCCAATATTCTCAACACCGGTGGTTCGATGCTGGGCTCCTCCCGGGGGCCCCAGGACATCTCACAGATCGTGGATTCCCTGGAGCGAATGCACGTGGGCATTCTTTTCATGATCGGCGGCGACGGCACCCTGATGGCGGCAACAAAAATCGCTGAAGAGATCGGCCGGCGCAACCTGAAGATCAGCGTGGTGGGCATTCCCAAGACCATTGACAATGACATTCACCTGATCTCCCGTTCCTTCGGTTTTGACACGGCCGTGGACATCGCCACCGAAGCCATCAAGGGGGCCCACAACGAAGCTGAGGGCTATCCCAACGGCATCGGCCTGATCAAACTCATGGGCCGCCACTCGGGCTTTATTGCCGCCACCGCCACCTTGGCCCGCCAGGATGTCAACTTCGTACTGATTCCAGAGATCGACTTTGACCTGGAAGGGGATCACGGCCTTCTGGCCGCCCTGGAACAGCGGCTCAAGCGGCGAAAGCACGCCGTCATCGTGGTGGCCGAGGGGGCCGGTCAGAAATTTTTCGGCGACGGCACCAATGCCACGGATGCCTCCGGCAACATTCGGCTCAACGACATCGGGCTTTTTCTGCGGGAACGGATCACGGCCCACTTCAAGTCCCGCGGCATCCCCATCTCCTTAAAATACATCGATCCCAGCTACATGATCCGCAGCCTGCCGGCCAACGCCAACGACAGTGTATTCTGCGGTTTTCTGGGCCGGGACGCGGTTCACGCGGCCATGGCCGGCAAAACCCGTATGCTGGTGAGCCACTGGAACAACCATTTTGTTCATGTGCCCATGTCCCTTACCGTGGGCAAACGCAAGCAGGTCAGCCCTCACAGCAAGCTCTGGTGGACCGTTCTGGAGGCCACGGGACAGGGCCGTTTTACAAACAGCGGATAA
- a CDS encoding secondary thiamine-phosphate synthase enzyme YjbQ: protein MISFSVETRQRKEMTDITAEVRRAVSSAGMENGAVVVFVPHTTAGVTINENADPDVRRDILAHMATLVPEDTPFAHSEGNSDAHVQATLVGSSVMVIVENGRLVLGTWQSVFFCEFDGPRTRKVLVQMLPAS, encoded by the coding sequence ATGATCTCCTTTTCCGTTGAAACCCGGCAGAGAAAAGAGATGACCGACATCACCGCTGAAGTGCGCAGGGCGGTTTCATCCGCCGGCATGGAGAACGGTGCGGTGGTGGTCTTTGTGCCCCACACCACGGCCGGTGTCACCATTAACGAAAACGCGGATCCGGATGTGCGGCGGGACATCCTGGCGCACATGGCAACCCTGGTGCCGGAGGACACGCCCTTTGCCCACAGCGAGGGCAATTCAGACGCCCATGTCCAGGCAACCCTTGTGGGCAGTTCGGTCATGGTCATCGTGGAAAACGGCCGGCTGGTTTTAGGCACCTGGCAGTCGGTTTTCTTCTGCGAGTTTGACGGCCCCCGCACCCGCAAGGTCCTTGTTCAGATGCTGCCGGCTTCGTAA
- a CDS encoding amidophosphoribosyltransferase: MGGVFGCVSRTDCVNDLFYGTDYLSHLGTKRGGMAVRNAKEISRKIHSLESSYFRTKFEPDLPGLHGNTGIGVISDTEDQPILMSSHMGTFGLVTVTKINNIEDLTKKAFSKRQHFSEISPIGINPTELVAMLICEKDSFVEGIVHAQAAIQGSCTMLILCRDGIYAARDRLGRTPIVIGRKDGALAVSSETCAFPNLEYEVDRDIGPGEIIRLTPDGYESLKTPEDKMQICSFLWVYYGYPASSYEGINVETVRYRCGNALADSDDVEVDFVAGIPDSGIGHAVGYANQKGIRYKRPFVKYTPTWPRSFMPQNQQMRDLVARMKLIPVTDLIKGQRILFCEDSIVRGTQLQDTIKLLFDRGAKEVHMRAACPTLIFPCPFLNFSQSRSTLDLAGRRAIMEIEGVEDKNLDRYATAGTQEQIQMVEKIRKRLNLTSLKFQTMDNLVTAIGLPKEKLCTHCWDESSCF, from the coding sequence ATGGGCGGCGTATTCGGATGTGTATCCAGAACCGATTGTGTCAACGACCTGTTCTACGGCACGGACTATCTTTCCCACCTGGGCACCAAGCGGGGCGGCATGGCGGTCCGCAACGCAAAAGAGATTTCCCGGAAAATCCACAGCCTGGAAAGCTCCTATTTTCGCACCAAGTTTGAACCCGACCTGCCCGGCCTGCACGGCAACACCGGCATCGGCGTGATCAGCGACACCGAAGACCAGCCCATTCTCATGAGTTCACACATGGGAACCTTTGGTCTGGTAACGGTGACCAAGATCAACAACATAGAGGATCTGACAAAAAAAGCCTTTTCCAAGCGGCAGCACTTTTCCGAGATCAGCCCCATCGGCATCAACCCCACCGAACTGGTGGCCATGCTGATCTGTGAAAAAGACTCTTTTGTGGAAGGCATCGTCCATGCCCAGGCGGCCATTCAGGGCTCCTGCACCATGCTGATTCTCTGCCGGGACGGCATCTACGCGGCCAGAGACCGGCTGGGCCGCACGCCCATCGTGATCGGCAGAAAAGACGGGGCACTGGCGGTTTCATCGGAAACCTGTGCCTTTCCCAACCTGGAATACGAAGTGGACCGGGACATCGGCCCCGGCGAGATCATCCGCCTGACCCCGGACGGCTACGAATCGCTCAAAACGCCGGAAGATAAAATGCAGATCTGCTCCTTTCTCTGGGTCTATTACGGCTATCCGGCCTCCAGCTACGAAGGCATCAACGTGGAAACCGTGCGGTACCGGTGTGGCAACGCCCTGGCCGACAGCGATGACGTGGAAGTGGATTTCGTGGCCGGCATTCCCGACTCGGGCATCGGCCATGCCGTGGGATACGCCAACCAGAAGGGCATCCGCTACAAAAGGCCCTTTGTCAAGTACACCCCCACCTGGCCCCGCAGCTTCATGCCCCAGAACCAGCAGATGCGGGACCTGGTGGCCCGAATGAAACTGATTCCCGTGACCGACCTGATCAAGGGCCAGCGTATTCTTTTCTGCGAAGACTCCATCGTGCGGGGCACCCAGTTGCAGGACACCATCAAGCTGCTGTTTGACCGGGGCGCTAAAGAGGTTCACATGCGGGCCGCCTGCCCCACCCTGATCTTTCCCTGTCCTTTTTTAAACTTTTCCCAGTCCCGCTCCACATTAGACCTTGCCGGGCGCCGGGCCATCATGGAAATCGAGGGGGTTGAGGACAAAAACCTGGACCGGTATGCCACGGCCGGAACACAAGAGCAGATACAGATGGTGGAAAAAATCCGTAAGCGTCTTAACCTCACCAGTCTCAAGTTCCAGACCATGGACAACCTGGTAACCGCCATTGGCCTTCCCAAGGAAAAACTCTGCACCCACTGCTGGGATGAATCCAGCTGTTTCTAA
- a CDS encoding cytidylate kinase-like family protein has product MAVITISRQFGAGGRTLGVKVAKKLGYQFLDDAVIQELAKRARVSPQTIKSIERSAGSLFSKFISSALSKGYMERLTGEAIGYMDEDIYVEKLWEVITEFAKKDNLVILGRGGQYILQEMENAYHIELIADKKDRIDFMKRHYKFTDSQALQAVRDGERRRKSLYAKLGKKDYDRPCIYHLVINMSKIPLDKGLKLICDLVK; this is encoded by the coding sequence ATGGCTGTGATCACAATTTCCCGGCAGTTCGGCGCGGGCGGACGGACCCTTGGCGTCAAGGTGGCCAAAAAACTGGGCTACCAGTTCCTTGATGACGCTGTTATTCAGGAACTGGCAAAACGGGCACGGGTATCGCCCCAGACCATTAAGAGCATTGAACGATCCGCGGGTAGTCTTTTTTCCAAGTTCATATCCAGCGCCCTGAGCAAAGGTTACATGGAACGGCTCACCGGTGAAGCAATCGGCTACATGGATGAAGATATCTACGTCGAAAAGCTGTGGGAAGTGATCACCGAATTTGCCAAAAAAGACAATCTGGTAATCCTGGGCCGAGGTGGACAGTATATCCTTCAGGAGATGGAAAACGCCTACCACATCGAGTTGATCGCCGACAAGAAGGACCGGATCGACTTTATGAAGCGCCACTACAAGTTCACGGATTCCCAGGCCCTTCAGGCGGTGCGGGACGGGGAGAGACGCAGGAAAAGTCTCTATGCCAAGCTGGGGAAAAAGGATTATGACAGGCCCTGCATCTACCACCTGGTGATCAACATGAGCAAGATCCCCTTAGACAAGGGCTTAAAGCTTATCTGCGACCTGGTAAAATAA
- a CDS encoding ATP-dependent helicase codes for MKMKLSPQQEAAVLHMGSPALVTAGAGSGKTRTLTAKIAHLISLGYPPERILAITFTNKAADEMKRRLVALTGIPETGFPWVRTYHSACYKILCVHCGLLGYTTPLQIYDTYHQRKTITDVLIRMNHDKKFVPTILNHISKAKNSGNPGAYLDAYPFISYVRLADAYELYERMLKEKNAVDFDNILLCVRDILRDHDDVRRRYQERFEFILVDEYQDTNNLQEDLTGLLCRGDNLFCVGDDWQAIYSFRGSNMRHFLSFEQRYADARVFKLEQNYRSADTIVRVANDIIDYNHDKMDKTCFSEESGGTVEIYEFDDEVEEARWVARKAEELNEDGVPYDAMAVLYRTKFTSLYFEHAFRRAGIPYHLLGDRGFYDRKEVMDINSYLMAAVFEKDDTAFERIINIPRRGVGAKTLASINDMRTGAMSLQAAVHLALAERRLSDKVYQALSDLMALLDDIRDMRPDAAIREVIERIGYLNYLKQYADAGSMDFTEKVENIDQLISAAARMESLTAYLEEAALIREDKDDEEGGFGVNLATIHAAKGLEFHTVFVVGCEENLLPHWKSLEEEDDLQEERRLMYVAATRAARCLFLTAAGFRKGQFNRRSRFLFEIERSL; via the coding sequence ATGAAAATGAAGTTATCCCCTCAACAGGAAGCAGCCGTTCTCCACATGGGCTCCCCGGCACTGGTGACCGCCGGCGCCGGGTCGGGCAAGACCCGGACCCTTACCGCCAAGATCGCCCACCTTATTTCTCTGGGTTACCCTCCGGAGCGGATCCTGGCCATCACTTTTACCAACAAGGCCGCCGATGAGATGAAGCGCCGCCTGGTGGCATTGACCGGCATCCCGGAGACCGGGTTTCCCTGGGTGCGGACCTATCACAGCGCCTGCTATAAAATTCTCTGCGTTCACTGCGGCCTGCTGGGCTATACCACGCCCCTTCAGATTTACGATACCTATCACCAGCGCAAAACCATCACCGACGTGCTGATCCGCATGAACCATGACAAGAAATTTGTTCCCACCATTCTCAACCATATCTCAAAGGCCAAGAACTCGGGCAATCCCGGGGCCTACCTGGACGCCTATCCCTTTATCTCCTATGTGCGCCTGGCCGACGCCTATGAACTGTACGAACGGATGCTAAAAGAGAAAAACGCGGTGGATTTCGACAACATCCTGCTGTGCGTGCGGGATATTCTGCGGGATCACGACGATGTCCGCCGCCGCTACCAGGAGCGGTTTGAATTTATCCTGGTGGATGAGTACCAGGACACCAACAACCTTCAGGAAGACCTTACCGGCCTGCTCTGCCGGGGCGACAACCTCTTCTGCGTGGGCGACGACTGGCAGGCCATCTATTCGTTTCGCGGCAGCAACATGCGCCATTTTCTTTCGTTTGAGCAGCGGTACGCCGATGCCCGGGTGTTCAAGCTGGAGCAGAACTACCGGTCCGCCGACACCATTGTCCGGGTGGCCAATGATATCATCGACTACAACCACGACAAGATGGACAAGACCTGCTTTTCCGAGGAGTCTGGCGGCACTGTTGAGATTTATGAGTTTGACGACGAGGTGGAGGAGGCCCGGTGGGTGGCCCGCAAGGCCGAAGAACTCAACGAGGACGGCGTTCCCTACGACGCCATGGCTGTGCTCTACCGTACCAAGTTTACCTCTCTCTATTTTGAGCACGCCTTCCGCCGGGCCGGGATTCCCTATCACCTGCTGGGCGACCGGGGGTTTTACGACCGCAAGGAGGTCATGGACATCAACAGCTACCTCATGGCCGCGGTGTTTGAAAAGGACGACACCGCCTTTGAGCGGATCATCAACATTCCCCGCCGGGGCGTCGGCGCCAAGACACTGGCGTCCATCAACGACATGCGCACCGGCGCCATGAGCCTTCAGGCGGCGGTTCACCTGGCCCTGGCCGAGCGGCGCCTGTCCGACAAGGTGTACCAGGCCCTTTCCGATCTGATGGCCCTGCTGGACGATATTCGGGACATGCGGCCGGATGCGGCCATTCGCGAGGTGATAGAGCGCATCGGTTATCTGAACTACTTGAAGCAGTACGCGGACGCCGGTTCCATGGATTTTACCGAAAAGGTGGAAAACATCGACCAGTTGATTTCCGCAGCCGCCCGCATGGAGAGCCTGACCGCCTACCTGGAGGAGGCGGCCCTGATCCGGGAGGACAAGGACGACGAGGAGGGCGGCTTCGGGGTCAACCTGGCCACCATTCACGCGGCCAAGGGACTGGAGTTTCACACCGTGTTTGTGGTGGGGTGCGAGGAGAACCTGTTGCCCCACTGGAAGTCCCTGGAGGAGGAAGATGACCTTCAGGAGGAGCGGCGGCTGATGTATGTGGCCGCCACCCGGGCGGCCCGGTGCCTGTTCCTGACGGCCGCGGGTTTTCGAAAAGGCCAGTTCAACCGCCGCAGCCGGTTTTTGTTTGAAATCGAGCGGTCACTGTAG
- a CDS encoding DUF1820 family protein: MPKKKETFYIITYRDPEEEKVRTLKARTVGDSSLGISFVAISDFVFDTQALVVNPEEETRRKRLEGVKTLHLSMYLILSVQEVGKDHKGLKFEKDKSNLVVLPGNTKPQK, encoded by the coding sequence ATGCCGAAGAAGAAAGAAACGTTTTACATCATCACCTACCGGGATCCGGAGGAGGAGAAGGTCCGCACCCTGAAAGCCAGAACCGTGGGCGACTCCTCTCTGGGCATCAGTTTTGTGGCCATCTCCGACTTTGTGTTCGACACCCAGGCACTGGTGGTTAACCCCGAGGAGGAGACCCGGAGAAAACGGCTGGAGGGGGTCAAAACCCTTCACCTTTCCATGTACCTGATTCTCTCGGTCCAGGAGGTGGGCAAGGATCACAAGGGGCTGAAGTTTGAAAAAGACAAGTCCAACCTGGTGGTGCTGCCGGGGAACACCAAACCCCAGAAATGA
- a CDS encoding NupC/NupG family nucleoside CNT transporter, with protein sequence MIQSLLGLGAFVLMAWLISENRSSVRLKTVAAGVGLQLALGVLLLKTPGTTDLFLMLNKIILAVETSTRAGTAMVFGYLGGGDRFPFAVTDPGATFMLAFQALPLVLVMSALSALFFYWKILPAVVRGFSWVLQKTAGLGGAEGVGLSANIFVGMVESPLLIRPYLANMTRSEIFSIMTCGMATIAGTVMVLYASILGPVIPNVMGHILTASIISVPAAITIAKILVPETSQPTAGRLDPPQTADSAMDAITKGTLQGIELLINIVGMLIVLVALVTLVNLLLEFLPDAWGAPLTLQRLLGFLMAPVVWLMGIPWDQAPTAGALMGTKTVLNELLAYLEMSGLPKGALDPKSLLIMTYAMCGFANPGSLGIMIGGLGTMAPERRPEIVSLGLRSIVAGTLATCMTGAVVGLLM encoded by the coding sequence ATGATACAAAGCCTTCTGGGCCTTGGGGCCTTTGTTCTGATGGCCTGGCTGATCAGCGAAAACCGTTCTTCGGTCCGGCTCAAAACCGTGGCCGCGGGCGTGGGCCTGCAACTGGCACTCGGCGTCCTTCTGCTCAAAACACCGGGCACCACCGACCTTTTTCTCATGTTAAACAAAATCATCCTGGCCGTGGAGACATCCACCCGGGCCGGCACCGCCATGGTGTTCGGCTACCTGGGCGGAGGCGACCGGTTTCCCTTTGCCGTCACCGACCCCGGCGCCACCTTTATGCTGGCTTTTCAGGCCCTGCCCCTGGTGCTGGTGATGAGCGCGCTTTCCGCCCTGTTTTTCTACTGGAAGATCCTGCCGGCCGTGGTGCGGGGCTTTTCCTGGGTGCTGCAAAAAACCGCGGGCCTGGGCGGCGCCGAAGGCGTGGGCCTGTCGGCCAACATCTTTGTGGGCATGGTGGAGTCCCCCCTGCTGATCCGGCCCTACCTGGCGAACATGACCCGCAGCGAAATATTTTCCATCATGACCTGCGGCATGGCCACCATTGCCGGCACCGTGATGGTGCTGTATGCCAGCATTTTAGGTCCCGTGATTCCCAATGTGATGGGCCATATCCTGACCGCCTCGATCATCAGCGTGCCCGCGGCCATCACCATTGCCAAGATACTGGTGCCGGAGACCAGCCAGCCCACGGCCGGCCGCCTGGACCCGCCCCAGACGGCCGACAGCGCCATGGACGCGATCACCAAAGGGACCCTTCAGGGCATCGAACTCCTGATCAACATCGTGGGCATGCTGATCGTGCTGGTGGCCCTGGTCACCCTGGTCAACCTGCTGTTGGAATTTCTGCCCGACGCCTGGGGGGCGCCGCTTACCCTTCAGCGGCTTCTGGGTTTTTTAATGGCGCCGGTGGTCTGGTTGATGGGCATTCCCTGGGATCAGGCCCCCACGGCCGGGGCACTGATGGGCACCAAGACCGTTTTAAATGAACTGCTGGCCTACCTTGAAATGAGCGGGCTGCCCAAAGGCGCTCTTGACCCGAAAAGCCTGCTGATAATGACCTATGCCATGTGCGGGTTTGCCAACCCCGGCAGCTTGGGCATCATGATCGGAGGCCTGGGCACCATGGCGCCGGAGCGGCGCCCGGAGATCGTCTCCCTGGGCCTTCGTTCCATCGTGGCCGGCACCCTGGCCACCTGCATGACCGGCGCCGTTGTGGGTCTCCTGATGTAA